One Glycine max cultivar Williams 82 chromosome 3, Glycine_max_v4.0, whole genome shotgun sequence DNA window includes the following coding sequences:
- the LOC100786129 gene encoding probable L-cysteine desulfhydrase, chloroplastic — MSSTTIHENNHHNGSHIPKKPKLSSTFITPSEIESEFGHHDAAVARINNGSFGCCPASILAAQRRWQLQYLRQPDHFYFNDLQSGILQSRTLIKDLVNADHVNEISIVDNATTAAAIVLQHTAWNFREGKFQKGDVVLMLHYAYGAVKKSMEAYVTRAGGNVVEVPLPFPVNSNDEIVSEFRKALERGKSNGNRVRLAVIDHVTSMPCVVIPVKELIQICREEGVDQVFVDAAHSIGCTDVDMKEIGADFYTSNLHKWFFCPPSIAFLYTRRNLKGTDPGSDLHHPVVSHEYGNGLAVESAWIGTRDYSAQLVVPAAVEFVNRFEGGIEGIKKRNHEAVVEMGEMLAKAWGTRLGSPPHMCASMVMVGLPACLGIGSDSDALKLRTHLRDAFGVEVPIYYRSPREGEVGVVTGYARISHQVYNKVDDYYKFRDAVNQLVQNGFTCVVLSSD; from the coding sequence ATGTCTTCCACCACCATTCACGAAAACAACCACCACAACGGCTCCCACATACCCAAAAAACCCAAACTCTCTTCCACCTTCATAACTCCGTCGGAAATCGAATCCGAATTCGGCCACCACGACGCTGCCGTCGCGCGCATCAACAACGGCAGCTTCGGGTGCTGCCCGGCCTCCATCCTCGCCGCGCAGCGCCGCTGGCAGCTCCAGTACCTCCGCCAACCCGACCACTTCTACTTCAACGATCTCCAATCCGGCATCCTCCAATCCCGAACCCTAATCAAGGACCTCGTCAACGCCGACCACGTCAATGAGATCTCCATCGTCGACAACGCCACCACCGCCGCCGCCATCGTCCTCCAACACACCGCCTGGAACTTCCGCGAAGGGAAGTTCCAAAAAGGCGACGTCGTCCTCATGCTCCACTACGCCTACGGCGCCGTTAAGAAATCCATGGAAGCCTACGTCACGCGCGCCGGAGGTAACGTCGTTGAGGTCCCGTTACCTTTCCCCGTTAATTCCAACGACGAGATCGTTTCCGAGTTTAGAAAAGCTTTGGAGAGAGGAAAGAGTAACGGAAATAGGGTTAGGTTAGCGGTGATAGATCACGTGACTTCCATGCCATGTGTTGTTATTCCCGTTAAAGAGTTGATTCAGATTTGCAGGGAGGAAGGGGTAGATCAGGTTTTTGTCGACGCTGCACATTCCATTGGGTGCACTGATGTTGATATGAAGGAGATTGGTGCTGATTTTTATACTAGTAATTTGCACAAGTGGTTCTTTTGTCCACCTTCAATTGCGTTTTTGTACACTCGTAGGAACCTTAAGGGTACTGATCCTGGTTCTGATTTGCATCACCCTGTGGTGTCTCATGAGTATGGAAATGGTTTGGCTGTGGAGAGTGCTTGGATTGGGACCAGGGATTATAGTGCTCAGTTGGTGGTTCCGGCCGCGGTGGAGTTTGTTAACCGGTTTGAAGGAGGGATTGAGGGGATCAAGAAGAGGAATCATGAGGCTGTTGTGGAGATGGGGGAGATGCTGGCGAAGGCGTGGGGGACTCGGCTAGGGAGTCCCCCGCATATGTGTGCTAGCATGGTTATGGTTGGCTTGCCGGCTTGTTTGGGAATTGGGAGTGATTCTGATGCCCTCAAGTTGAGGACACATTTGAGGGATGCTTTTGGCGTTGAGGTTCCAATATACTATAGATCGCCGAGAGAGGGAGAAGTTGGGGTGGTTACTGGATATGCGAGGATTTCTCATCAGGTGTATAACAAGGTTGATGACTATTACAAGTTTAGGGATGCGGTTAACCAGCTTGTGCAAAATGGGTTCACTTGTGTTGTTCTTTCGTCGGATTGA